Proteins encoded in a region of the Oscillospiraceae bacterium MB24-C1 genome:
- a CDS encoding DUF126 domain-containing protein encodes MKEFVLKGRGALKGIAEGEAVVCPDSIAGNSGALGDTDGVIYERGNVNYGVCINGKILVVPCAKGSNGFSAHFKGAQIAGVTPAGWVATRMDARLGVAVASMGIPCVADFPEDQNPLDKIKTGDWVKIDGTTGEIIVKSKK; translated from the coding sequence ATGAAGGAATTTGTTTTAAAGGGTAGAGGCGCGTTGAAGGGCATTGCAGAGGGTGAAGCTGTCGTTTGCCCTGATAGTATCGCAGGCAATTCTGGCGCTTTGGGTGATACCGATGGTGTCATTTATGAACGCGGCAATGTAAACTACGGTGTTTGCATCAATGGCAAGATTCTGGTAGTTCCCTGCGCAAAAGGCTCCAATGGCTTTTCTGCCCACTTTAAAGGGGCGCAAATCGCAGGAGTTACCCCTGCCGGATGGGTTGCTACCCGCATGGATGCAAGACTTGGTGTTGCAGTTGCAAGTATGGGAATTCCCTGCGTCGCCGATTTTCCGGAAGATCAGAATCCGTTGGATAAGATTAAAACCGGTGATTGGGTGAAAATTGATGGGACTACCGGTGAAATCATTGTTAAGTCGAAAAAATAA
- a CDS encoding alpha/beta hydrolase: MKEKNLTFYSNGYRLASILYLPEDYKEGEKYPCVVVNSGYMGLNSIYPALYARALTKKGYAVFGFDYRGFLENEGPSGVCKLEEQVEDIRNAVVFASLQKEVNSEEILLVGWGMAAALVMKAAALEPMVKAVAGLNGFYNGERWLASVNTYADFVKLKEEVKQERIRFIQSGERKFDNPFHFYPLDPETKDVVVENLYVVKGYGQEISLEIGQSILEFNAEDYSDALNIPVFVGYGKDNLLHPAQESVAFFSTLHGDHNQLYKIDGKHNDFMFDDHPIFLQLVASLDTFFKHAL, encoded by the coding sequence ATGAAGGAAAAAAATTTAACGTTTTATAGCAATGGGTACCGCTTGGCATCTATTCTTTATCTGCCCGAAGATTACAAGGAGGGTGAAAAATATCCCTGTGTTGTTGTGAACTCGGGGTACATGGGATTAAATTCAATTTATCCTGCTCTATATGCTCGTGCATTAACCAAAAAGGGGTATGCTGTTTTCGGCTTTGACTACAGAGGATTCTTGGAAAATGAGGGCCCCAGTGGTGTGTGCAAGTTGGAAGAACAGGTCGAAGATATCCGAAATGCAGTGGTTTTCGCTTCCCTCCAAAAGGAAGTAAACAGTGAAGAAATACTTTTGGTGGGTTGGGGAATGGCTGCAGCTTTGGTCATGAAGGCTGCGGCTCTTGAACCGATGGTAAAGGCGGTTGCTGGTCTGAATGGCTTCTACAACGGTGAGCGTTGGTTGGCAAGCGTGAATACCTATGCAGACTTCGTTAAGCTGAAAGAAGAAGTCAAACAGGAAAGAATTCGCTTTATTCAATCCGGTGAAAGAAAGTTTGACAACCCCTTCCACTTTTATCCGTTGGATCCCGAAACCAAGGATGTTGTCGTGGAGAACCTTTATGTCGTGAAGGGATATGGCCAGGAAATTTCTCTTGAAATAGGTCAGTCTATTTTAGAATTCAATGCGGAAGACTACTCCGATGCACTAAATATCCCAGTCTTTGTTGGGTATGGAAAAGATAATCTTCTGCACCCCGCACAAGAGTCTGTCGCATTCTTTAGCACATTGCATGGCGATCACAACCAACTTTATAAGATTGATGGCAAGCATAATGACTTTATGTTTGATGATCATCCTATTTTTCTTCAGTTGGTGGCAAGCTTGGATACATTTTTCAAGCATGCCCTCTAA
- a CDS encoding LysR family transcriptional regulator, which translates to MDLRQKMFLAIAQEMSITKAAKRLFVTQQCVSIYLKKMEEDYGCTFFNRRPRLSLTAEGKEMLDTLWQIQLIEQRFEQRLEEMQSGVCATIRFGINSTRARIISNNLCRRYNAIYPKVKISFEFRDTRAMENMLAQYQLDLFLGVNTSDNALFVLKPMRTEPIFFVCTEQLLKKSLGTNFDIISSQSLSLKEISKFPMVRNSNDSTLNGLLDKHLLDQGLSLDCAYFMSDYENQFELCRQGIVAAFCPKMMLKRVIDLNFTCSFHQRLLVFDIKDVQDRLNLQLVTHSGIRQPDFINVFIDQLHSELQICENEIDSYKN; encoded by the coding sequence ATGGATTTACGCCAGAAGATGTTTCTTGCAATTGCGCAAGAAATGAGTATTACAAAAGCAGCTAAACGTCTTTTTGTAACCCAGCAATGTGTCAGCATTTATTTAAAAAAGATGGAGGAGGACTATGGTTGCACCTTTTTCAACAGAAGACCTCGTTTATCGTTAACAGCAGAGGGAAAAGAAATGTTGGATACTTTGTGGCAGATACAACTGATTGAGCAGCGCTTTGAACAACGACTCGAAGAAATGCAAAGCGGTGTTTGTGCCACCATTCGTTTTGGCATCAATTCTACTCGGGCAAGAATTATCTCGAATAATTTATGCCGAAGATATAACGCAATTTATCCAAAAGTTAAGATATCATTTGAGTTTCGAGATACCAGAGCGATGGAAAATATGCTGGCACAGTATCAATTAGACTTGTTTTTGGGCGTTAATACTTCAGATAATGCTTTATTTGTCCTGAAACCCATGCGAACCGAGCCGATATTCTTTGTTTGCACAGAACAATTACTCAAGAAAAGCTTGGGAACAAATTTTGATATTATCTCTTCTCAAAGTTTATCGTTAAAAGAAATATCGAAATTTCCAATGGTGAGAAATTCAAACGACAGTACACTAAATGGACTATTGGATAAACACTTGCTTGATCAAGGGTTAAGCTTAGACTGTGCTTATTTCATGAGTGACTATGAAAATCAGTTTGAATTATGCCGTCAAGGGATCGTAGCGGCGTTTTGCCCCAAAATGATGTTAAAGCGTGTAATAGATCTTAATTTCACCTGCTCATTTCATCAGCGCTTATTGGTATTTGATATTAAAGACGTACAAGATCGATTGAATTTACAGCTTGTGACTCATAGCGGAATTCGACAACCTGATTTTATCAATGTTTTTATTGATCAACTCCATTCAGAATTGCAAATTTGCGAAAATGAAATTGATAGTTATAAAAATTAG
- a CDS encoding MurR/RpiR family transcriptional regulator: MTELLNRIRQEQESFPAAQKLVAAYVLENYNQIPFLSITTLAKNIGVSDNTVVKFCIHLGYNKFTEFKKVFSEYAHSELVMFNKISESTESDDDDDGFFAQEMDEDIAAIRATLSDATNRENLPKLLEMMDKAKRIYITGGRSSGVLASLFANILRYLDLKVYDVSFGVGDYLDRLSMVEKEDLVIVLSFPRYTALVVDAIRDLHEDGIPIVLITDTGLSPAHPYSDLSFHCTMSSSYYFPNYTGCLSLISVISRAAAATRKKRAAQHIRQLEGWLLERGIFL, translated from the coding sequence GTGACTGAACTGCTCAACCGAATCCGCCAGGAACAGGAATCATTTCCGGCCGCCCAAAAATTAGTGGCGGCCTATGTGTTAGAGAATTATAATCAGATTCCTTTTTTATCTATTACAACATTGGCCAAAAACATTGGTGTCAGCGACAACACCGTGGTTAAGTTTTGCATCCACTTAGGGTACAACAAGTTTACTGAATTTAAAAAAGTGTTCTCAGAATACGCACATTCTGAGTTGGTTATGTTTAATAAAATTTCTGAAAGCACGGAGAGTGACGACGACGACGACGGATTTTTCGCCCAGGAAATGGATGAGGATATCGCCGCTATCCGAGCGACATTATCTGATGCAACTAATAGAGAAAACTTGCCCAAGCTGCTTGAGATGATGGATAAAGCAAAACGTATCTATATTACTGGCGGGCGGTCATCGGGTGTTTTGGCAAGTCTGTTTGCGAACATTCTGAGGTACCTTGACTTAAAAGTCTATGATGTAAGTTTTGGTGTGGGAGATTATTTAGATCGTCTTTCCATGGTGGAAAAAGAGGATCTAGTCATTGTTTTAAGTTTTCCGCGTTATACTGCCCTAGTTGTAGATGCAATTCGTGATTTGCATGAAGATGGAATACCAATAGTTCTTATCACTGATACAGGGTTATCTCCAGCTCACCCGTATTCTGACCTGTCGTTTCACTGCACCATGTCATCAAGTTACTATTTTCCGAACTATACTGGCTGCCTTTCTCTTATCAGCGTTATCAGCCGTGCAGCGGCGGCCACACGAAAAAAGCGTGCTGCTCAACATATTCGTCAGTTGGAAGGTTGGTTATTGGAGCGGGGTATCTTTTTGTAA
- a CDS encoding sodium/glutamate symporter, which yields MTFTPYSMLIDFCIMSAFLFIGQILRSKIKFLQNYYIPSSLIAGFLALFCGPQFLNIAPFSEKTGSYAYLLVCVLFAGLFLGKSEKISPAKIINKVGDTFLINMSSEIIGFAIPMVVGGAILLALFPNVFPELSILLPAGFTGGHGYAAAIGGTLNNLLGRDDAVIIGQTFATFGLLTGIFGGIISINYATRKGATKLIKSIGSLPESCKTGLIPVGERKSIGEETVHPMSIDPLAWHVVLVLMATGMGYGAYQLYKPYAPNIEVPMMCLTMLAGVLIQSILNKTGYGSYVDKHAIDRIGSGVTDYLVGFGIATIKVSVVLNYLWPIIIMCLIGATWALCLVFFIGRKLFRNFWFERSIFIFGYITGVVAIGVTLLRIVDPENKSGTLDDFGTAFTLQSIIELFIVTMVPVFAVSMGVIPVGLILLAIGVAMLLLCRLKYGVYKMPMDALRQGEAQIIES from the coding sequence ATGACTTTTACGCCGTATTCCATGCTGATTGATTTTTGTATTATGTCTGCCTTCCTATTCATAGGACAAATTCTGCGCAGCAAAATTAAATTCCTTCAAAATTATTACATACCTTCTTCCTTGATTGCTGGTTTCCTCGCTCTGTTCTGTGGCCCCCAGTTCTTAAATATTGCACCCTTTAGCGAAAAAACTGGTTCTTATGCCTATCTTTTGGTTTGCGTGTTGTTTGCGGGTCTATTTCTCGGGAAATCTGAAAAAATCAGTCCCGCAAAAATTATCAATAAGGTTGGCGACACCTTCTTAATCAACATGTCTAGCGAAATTATCGGCTTTGCCATTCCAATGGTTGTAGGCGGCGCTATTCTGCTGGCCCTGTTCCCCAACGTGTTCCCCGAGCTGTCAATTCTGCTACCCGCAGGCTTTACTGGTGGTCACGGCTATGCGGCCGCAATCGGCGGAACGCTTAATAATCTGCTCGGACGTGACGACGCCGTTATTATCGGCCAGACTTTTGCAACCTTTGGGTTGTTGACAGGCATTTTTGGTGGTATCATTTCTATAAACTATGCCACCAGAAAGGGTGCAACCAAGCTGATCAAAAGTATCGGTTCGTTGCCGGAATCCTGCAAAACAGGCCTGATTCCTGTCGGCGAGCGTAAATCGATCGGCGAAGAAACCGTCCATCCTATGTCTATTGATCCTCTGGCCTGGCACGTTGTGCTTGTACTTATGGCCACTGGCATGGGCTACGGCGCTTATCAGCTTTATAAACCGTATGCACCCAATATCGAGGTTCCGATGATGTGCCTGACCATGTTGGCAGGCGTACTTATCCAAAGCATCTTGAACAAAACCGGTTATGGCAGCTATGTTGATAAGCATGCAATCGACCGCATTGGAAGCGGCGTCACCGACTATCTTGTAGGCTTTGGTATAGCCACAATAAAAGTTTCGGTCGTGCTTAATTACCTCTGGCCTATTATCATCATGTGCCTTATCGGTGCGACCTGGGCGCTCTGTCTCGTGTTTTTTATTGGCAGAAAACTTTTCAGAAATTTTTGGTTTGAGCGTTCAATATTCATTTTTGGTTATATCACCGGCGTTGTTGCCATCGGCGTCACCTTGCTGCGAATTGTCGACCCGGAAAATAAAAGCGGTACGCTTGATGATTTCGGAACAGCCTTTACGCTGCAATCAATTATTGAACTGTTTATCGTAACGATGGTACCGGTATTTGCGGTGAGCATGGGCGTTATCCCGGTTGGTTTAATCCTGCTCGCAATTGGTGTTGCCATGCTGTTGCTTTGTCGCTTAAAATATGGCGTTTATAAAATGCCTATGGACGCTTTGCGCCAGGGTGAAGCACAGATCATCGAGTCTTAA
- the ilvD gene encoding dihydroxy-acid dehydratase translates to MHFSDHRSGVLTNGMERSAHRALLYSTGLDTHDFKKPFVAVVNSFTEMVPGHIHLREIADFVKHGIIEAGGVPREFDTIALCDGICQGHKGMSYPLPSREVIADSIELMVEAHQFDAMVMLPGCDKIVPGMMMAAARLDIPAIIIPGGPMMAGKYKDIDVITLTDMREFIGQTQMGKYTYEELLEFEKVALPSYGTCAMLGTANSMSFLAEILGMSLPHSTTALAVSSEKRRLAKAAGMRVMEMIKENLTAKKILTRQALRNGIAATMAMGSSSNTVLHLMAIAHEANVELTLEDFDAISRKVPYICNLKPSGAYPVSALHDVGGVPAVLKSIEQWLEDDHLTVTGKTVKENLASVPLVENDVIFPISNPKSQDGGLAILSGTLAPNGAVVKKSGVKPSMYTFTGRAKVFHSMEDAVEAVVGDRIQSGDVIVIRYEGPKGGPGMREMHMVTSLLVGRGMDESCALVTDGRFSGSTRGPCIGHISPEAAAGGPIAAVRDGDIIHIDIPNRKLDLEVSAEEIQERMKSVKHIKKPRTPALAKFAAMATSADKGAYTKIPEFDLGE, encoded by the coding sequence ATGCACTTTAGTGACCATCGTAGTGGTGTCCTAACCAATGGTATGGAACGCTCTGCACATCGAGCTTTGTTATACAGCACCGGTTTGGATACCCATGATTTTAAAAAACCTTTTGTTGCCGTTGTCAATTCTTTTACCGAAATGGTTCCGGGTCACATCCATCTACGTGAGATTGCAGATTTTGTAAAGCATGGCATTATCGAAGCGGGTGGTGTGCCCCGTGAATTTGACACAATTGCATTATGTGATGGAATTTGTCAAGGACATAAGGGCATGAGCTATCCTTTGCCCAGTCGAGAGGTGATCGCTGATTCGATTGAACTCATGGTAGAAGCGCACCAGTTTGATGCCATGGTCATGCTACCCGGTTGTGATAAAATTGTCCCTGGTATGATGATGGCTGCTGCAAGACTTGACATTCCAGCCATTATCATTCCCGGCGGTCCTATGATGGCAGGAAAGTATAAGGATATTGATGTGATCACATTAACCGATATGCGTGAATTTATCGGTCAAACGCAAATGGGAAAATACACCTACGAGGAACTGTTGGAATTTGAAAAGGTGGCATTGCCTTCGTACGGAACATGTGCTATGTTGGGCACTGCAAACTCGATGAGTTTTCTTGCAGAAATTTTGGGTATGTCGTTGCCTCATTCCACCACAGCACTTGCCGTTTCTTCAGAAAAGCGCCGTCTTGCAAAAGCAGCCGGAATGAGAGTCATGGAAATGATCAAAGAAAATCTCACCGCCAAGAAGATTCTCACCCGACAAGCGTTGCGTAACGGTATTGCTGCCACGATGGCAATGGGGTCTTCGAGTAATACGGTGTTGCATCTCATGGCGATTGCGCACGAGGCCAATGTTGAACTAACGCTGGAGGACTTTGATGCGATTAGTCGGAAAGTTCCATATATCTGTAATTTAAAACCCTCCGGTGCCTATCCGGTTTCGGCATTGCATGATGTTGGAGGGGTGCCCGCTGTATTGAAATCGATCGAGCAGTGGCTAGAGGATGATCATCTCACCGTTACGGGTAAAACAGTCAAAGAGAATCTTGCATCGGTCCCTTTGGTTGAAAATGACGTCATCTTCCCCATTTCAAACCCCAAAAGCCAAGATGGTGGTCTAGCAATTCTTTCGGGCACTTTAGCGCCCAACGGCGCAGTGGTCAAAAAGTCCGGCGTGAAGCCCTCAATGTACACTTTTACCGGCAGAGCTAAGGTATTCCATTCGATGGAAGATGCCGTCGAGGCTGTTGTTGGGGATCGCATCCAATCAGGTGATGTTATCGTTATCCGATACGAAGGGCCCAAAGGTGGTCCAGGCATGCGAGAAATGCACATGGTTACCTCCCTGTTGGTTGGCAGAGGTATGGATGAAAGCTGCGCCCTGGTGACGGACGGTAGGTTTTCTGGTTCGACTAGAGGCCCGTGCATTGGACATATCAGTCCTGAAGCTGCTGCGGGTGGTCCGATTGCTGCTGTTCGGGATGGCGATATCATTCATATCGACATTCCCAATCGAAAGCTAGATTTAGAAGTATCAGCGGAAGAAATTCAAGAGAGAATGAAGTCGGTCAAACACATCAAAAAACCACGAACTCCGGCACTTGCCAAGTTTGCTGCCATGGCTACTTCTGCAGATAAGGGTGCGTATACCAAAATTCCAGAATTCGATTTGGGAGAATAA
- a CDS encoding aconitase X catalytic domain-containing protein has translation MVRLTPYEQQMLDGKMGAFKQKALEFIVRYAEVLGAEELCEISRATCFIGAQHYLDCYPDDKDYEEIFSEFYLSSDETVPFGTTAPRCKAQTCAACCDIEDHEKTHLPEEFVKKNRRFLEATKKMGISIVDSCTPYYCGWVPMMGEHFVTTESSNVVISNTIYGACGNSDGVEAAVCAAISGRIPKWGMHVPENRFGTCLFHLDFEVHTQMEWDLLGFTLGRLLPKHEVPIIENGLYNIEINNMRQLCAALSVTSAAEICHIVGHTPEARTLEDALGGKEPKYVIHVTERDMQESLAMICDKGSGPVDFVSIGCPHISLDEIQAIASYVKGKHLPAGTELQIWTDYAVKSLATLNGYTKIIEETGASVLTGSCPIVMKEESHKHAKSMVLFGSKQAFGIRHQSSATVYYGEVKRCIDAAYKGRWEEA, from the coding sequence ATGGTTCGACTAACACCCTATGAACAACAAATGCTAGATGGCAAAATGGGGGCCTTTAAGCAAAAAGCCTTAGAGTTTATTGTTCGCTACGCAGAGGTTCTAGGAGCAGAGGAGCTTTGCGAAATATCGAGAGCGACTTGCTTTATCGGTGCACAACACTATCTAGACTGCTATCCGGATGACAAGGACTATGAGGAGATTTTTTCTGAATTTTATCTATCCAGTGATGAAACGGTGCCGTTCGGTACCACTGCTCCCCGTTGCAAAGCTCAGACTTGTGCTGCATGTTGTGATATCGAGGATCATGAAAAAACACATCTTCCAGAAGAATTTGTGAAAAAGAATCGCAGATTCCTTGAAGCGACTAAGAAAATGGGAATCTCTATTGTAGATTCCTGCACCCCTTACTATTGCGGGTGGGTGCCCATGATGGGGGAACATTTTGTCACAACAGAATCGAGCAATGTCGTCATTAGCAACACGATCTATGGCGCTTGTGGTAATTCAGACGGTGTCGAGGCGGCTGTTTGTGCTGCAATTTCGGGTCGAATTCCCAAATGGGGCATGCATGTCCCTGAAAATCGTTTTGGTACCTGCCTTTTTCATCTTGATTTCGAAGTGCATACCCAGATGGAATGGGATCTGCTCGGATTTACGCTGGGAAGATTATTACCGAAGCATGAGGTACCCATTATCGAGAATGGCTTGTATAACATCGAGATTAATAACATGCGGCAACTTTGTGCTGCACTGTCCGTGACCAGCGCAGCAGAAATTTGCCATATTGTTGGGCACACGCCCGAAGCCAGAACGTTGGAAGATGCACTTGGCGGAAAAGAACCCAAGTATGTCATCCATGTAACTGAACGGGACATGCAAGAATCCTTGGCTATGATCTGCGATAAAGGTAGCGGGCCCGTCGATTTTGTCAGCATCGGTTGTCCGCATATTTCTCTCGATGAGATTCAAGCAATTGCTTCTTATGTAAAGGGAAAACATTTACCTGCCGGTACAGAGCTTCAGATTTGGACCGACTATGCAGTCAAATCATTGGCAACGCTTAATGGCTACACCAAGATTATTGAGGAAACCGGTGCATCGGTATTGACCGGTAGCTGTCCCATTGTCATGAAGGAAGAAAGTCACAAACATGCTAAGTCGATGGTACTGTTTGGGTCGAAGCAAGCATTTGGAATTCGTCATCAAAGTAGCGCTACCGTTTACTATGGAGAAGTCAAGCGTTGCATTGATGCTGCTTACAAAGGCAGGTGGGAGGAAGCATAA
- a CDS encoding LysR family transcriptional regulator has translation MQTNYEVFVIVAEEMSISKAALHFSVTEQCISDHIKRIEKQFGLQFFTRKPRFQLTEAGKSMLQSLQQMQAVESMMLKNMEQRTKGEKGSFVVGINSSRAQVLLPQILPEYYEKFPEVKISFLMDDTVILEQRLLEAKIDLFFGINTQYHENFSYQLLRNENIGFIVSEGLLRKHFNEAEYTNILLHPNLKYFTHLPFLGSYKTGAINFLLQSYLKANHMELYNTYDISDVETQLSLCSKGLFAMFCPQMLLSKVNRHNAHCEKKEYIHVLNLEAFRNKLRLDLVSLQHAEKPYYLKEFEKKIQEVVRKLYINN, from the coding sequence GTGCAAACAAACTATGAAGTTTTTGTTATTGTCGCCGAAGAAATGAGTATCAGTAAAGCTGCTCTTCATTTTTCGGTTACAGAACAATGTATCAGTGATCATATTAAACGAATCGAAAAGCAGTTCGGACTACAATTTTTCACAAGAAAGCCACGCTTCCAATTAACAGAAGCCGGGAAATCAATGCTTCAGTCGTTGCAACAAATGCAAGCAGTTGAGTCTATGATGTTGAAAAATATGGAACAACGCACAAAAGGTGAGAAAGGTAGTTTTGTCGTGGGAATCAACTCTTCCCGTGCTCAGGTTCTGCTGCCGCAGATACTACCGGAGTATTATGAAAAATTCCCAGAAGTGAAAATAAGCTTTTTGATGGATGATACGGTCATTTTGGAACAACGATTATTGGAGGCAAAGATTGACCTGTTCTTTGGTATCAATACCCAATATCATGAGAATTTTTCTTATCAGCTGCTGCGTAACGAAAACATTGGTTTTATTGTTTCGGAAGGCTTGTTGCGAAAGCATTTTAATGAAGCCGAATATACCAACATTTTATTGCATCCAAATTTAAAGTACTTTACCCACCTTCCTTTCCTTGGAAGTTATAAGACCGGTGCTATCAACTTCTTGTTGCAGTCTTATTTAAAGGCAAACCACATGGAATTATATAACACGTATGATATAAGCGATGTAGAAACACAGCTTTCGCTCTGTTCCAAGGGATTGTTCGCAATGTTTTGCCCTCAGATGCTACTTTCCAAAGTCAATAGGCATAATGCCCACTGTGAGAAAAAAGAGTATATTCATGTCTTGAACTTGGAAGCTTTCAGGAATAAATTACGGCTGGATCTTGTTTCACTTCAACATGCTGAAAAGCCCTATTACTTGAAAGAATTTGAAAAAAAAATACAAGAAGTTGTGAGGAAGCTATATATAAATAATTGA
- a CDS encoding PrpR N-terminal domain-containing protein, which produces MDNSILFIIPNTKMIDIIRELLKSKGFNYPVYYGSMGEALKIATDMISKGTRVVVSIGTTARFLQKQLLIPVLEMTFGGMEFITAINEAL; this is translated from the coding sequence ATGGATAATTCTATACTTTTTATAATTCCAAACACAAAAATGATAGATATAATAAGAGAATTGCTAAAATCAAAAGGGTTTAATTACCCTGTCTATTATGGTTCCATGGGGGAAGCTCTAAAAATCGCAACTGATATGATAAGCAAAGGCACCAGAGTAGTTGTCAGCATTGGAACTACCGCACGTTTTTTGCAAAAGCAGCTTTTAATTCCTGTGTTAGAAATGACATTCGGAGGAATGGAGTTTATAACGGCAATTAATGAGGCATTGTAA
- a CDS encoding DUF6282 family protein: protein MFLEKAKEIICGGYDLHIHTAPSHFPRKLDDFEALKQADDAGIAGILIKSHYEQTQSRAMMANEHCKTKAQAFGGLALNYPVGGFNPYAVESFLKAGGRMVWMPTRDAAHSLRMGDMPGDFFKRKGLSVFDAEGQINQEILEILDIIKNYDACVATGHISLEESLALCQKSLAMGIKTVLTHPDWMRTLVTQRIQKELCEQGVYIEKVFATIKEKTITQLEMANCLRTLNPRRVIMVTDRGQLNEDYPALELLRFVQAMLQEGVSTSTLKEIVRQTPQKLLS from the coding sequence ATGTTCCTTGAAAAAGCAAAGGAAATTATTTGTGGTGGGTATGATTTGCACATCCACACCGCACCATCTCACTTCCCCAGAAAGCTAGATGACTTTGAGGCACTCAAACAAGCAGATGACGCAGGCATAGCAGGGATTCTGATTAAAAGTCATTATGAGCAAACGCAAAGCAGAGCCATGATGGCAAATGAACATTGTAAAACCAAGGCACAAGCTTTTGGTGGACTTGCTCTAAATTACCCCGTTGGCGGTTTCAATCCATACGCTGTCGAAAGTTTTTTGAAAGCCGGTGGCCGAATGGTGTGGATGCCTACGCGAGATGCTGCCCATTCTTTGCGGATGGGCGATATGCCCGGAGATTTTTTTAAGCGAAAAGGCTTGTCGGTTTTTGATGCAGAAGGTCAAATCAACCAAGAAATACTGGAAATACTGGATATCATCAAAAACTACGATGCGTGCGTCGCAACCGGTCACATTAGCCTAGAGGAATCCTTGGCGCTGTGCCAAAAGTCGCTTGCAATGGGAATTAAAACAGTTTTAACCCATCCCGATTGGATGCGCACGCTCGTGACACAACGCATTCAGAAAGAACTTTGTGAACAAGGTGTCTACATTGAAAAAGTTTTTGCGACCATTAAAGAAAAGACTATTACACAATTAGAAATGGCAAATTGCCTTAGAACTCTGAATCCCAGGCGGGTCATTATGGTCACCGACCGGGGGCAATTAAACGAAGACTACCCTGCCTTAGAACTATTGCGTTTCGTGCAAGCGATGTTGCAAGAAGGCGTCTCTACCTCTACTTTAAAAGAAATTGTACGGCAAACACCCCAAAAACTTTTGAGCTAG